The genome window CTGGTGTATTATTCAAATAGTTATCTTTGGCTGCCATCAGGCTTGTGCCTTGCGCATATCCGAGCAGGGTATGTTTATCAAATTCCCTCACCAGGCGAAAGTCCAGCGGTTTTTCTACCAGAGGGATCGTGTTGCTCCAGGAATCTTGCTTGCTGACAAACGCATACGCTTTGAGGGCGGTATTGGCGATCGATTTACACCGGGTTTGATCAATCGTATGATCGGAATAAATTCGAATAAACTGGTCGTTGGAAATGCACTGTAATTCAAATTCATCGTCTTGCGCATGAGCCGCGCGGAAAAATAATAATAAGCCAAGACATACAAGGAATAACCGTGTTTTCATTTGGTACATTATTTATTTCCTGTCGTAAGGAGTGCCGTTGGTCAGGCTCACGTTAACTGCAAACGTAGTGCTTGGGGTGATATTGATTTGACCGGTCAAATTATTGCCGGTGATAATCGGTATGGGAGCGTTTGCCGCATGGATTTGTTCTTGGGCAAGCATTGCGAAAATTAAAGAAAAAAGATGGTATTTTATCTTTTTCATTTTGGGATGGGGTCCTGTATTTTGGGTTGGGTTTCGGTTAAAAATTGATATTCAGTCTATAATCCCTGTGGCTGACAAATTAATGTTGCTTTCCGGATTTATCAGTGGCATGATTCATTTTCTACTGATGACCATCAGTTGCTAACCGGGTGATGAACAGCTCCGCAAACCCCATGGTTCGCGCGCCGGTATCCAATGCGTGCGCAACGGGAGCCTTATCATTTCTATGTGCGTAAGTTTATCTGCTTCACCGTTGCGGAGTTTTCTCTTATTCCGTCTGCAACCTCTTCAGGGCTGAAGAGACGAACAGAAGCAATCTTTCACGACAGTTAGCCTTCGATACTGATGTTTCTGACGGCAATGATAGTGAAAATAGTCGTCAGCGCGCACATAATTCCTGACAATCCCTGATAGCCAATAAAAAATAAGCGTCGAACAAAATCCGGCGCGGCAGGAGTCACCGTTCAGCCACCCTTTGGACATTTTTCAAAATGCCTACGCTAATCCGTTCGTGGGCGTAGCACAGCGCATGCGGCTGGAGAGCCCTTCGACTATACTCAGGCGAGCCTTATCGAACCGGCAATAAAATCACAGGCCTTCAGGCCGGGGTTTCAAACCGACAAGGAGTTTGGATCAATCATCAATGAGATAGAGCTTTCCATTCATTCTTCGACAGGCTCAGGACGAACTGAAAACGCTTAAAATCGAGGGGAACCTGAGCGACTCCCAGCAGGATGCTGAAACATCCCGGAATGCAAAGCTGGCGCGAAGCGTAGAAGGTGGCTGGGTACGAATGGAATAACCTTTTGCGTTAATCACGACTGCTTGCTATCCAAGCCGGCAACAGCAGCGTAAACTTACTCCCTCCGCCCGAACTGCTCTGCACATTGACCGAACCGCCGTGCAACTCGACGATCTGCCTGACGAGATAGAGGCCGAGACCGGCGCCTGTGCCTTGTGCCGTACCGCGATAGTGGGCTTCGAACAGTAGCGGGATGTCGTGCGCAGGGATGCCCCGTCCTTGATCGGTGACGGTGAGCAGCACGCCTTCCTCTACTGACACGGCTTCCAGCCGGATGTCGCTGCCCACCGGGGAATACTTGATGGCGTTGTCGACTAGATTGTCTATGGCGATTCTCAGTAGCTCGGGGTCGGCGGTGATGAACTGCAACCGTTCTTCAGCATAAACGCGCAGCCTGTGCCGTTGCGATTGCCCCTGTGCGCAATCTACAATATCCGTAAGCATGTGGCGCAGGTCCACCCCGCAGGCGGATAGAGTCAGACGTCCCTCCTTGATACGCTCGCTGGTCAGAAAGTTGTCGATCAGGTGGGAAATGCGTTTCCGGGCGCGGTCTATTTTATGGTAACGCGGGAAAACCTCCTGCGGCGCTTCTCCATGCAACTGGTAAAGGGTATCCAGGCAAATGTCTATGGTAGCCAACGGATTGCGGAGTTCATGGGCTATCATCGCGGCAAAGCGCTGTTGCGTCTGGGCGAGTTCGATTTCATTTGCGGCTTGCAGCGCAATTTCCTGTGCCTGTTGGCGGGTGTCTACAGCCTCCTTGAAGCGGACTGCGATGCCGATGTTGATGAGCACCAGATGCACTAAAGTCGTTGCCGTTACCATGTAATCGGCCAGAATACCGGTTGGCAGAAAACCGAGATTGCGCAAGGTTATAGCGCCTACTCCGATGAGATGAGCGGAAAAAGCATAGAATATCCAGCGCGCCGGGCGGTTACCTTGTACCGCGAGGCTAAAGGCCATAACCAGGCTGGTTACGCCTATGACCAGCGAGAACAAGTACAGTGTTCCGGCAATCAGGGAATACTGCCCCGACAGCACGACCGGAATGCCGGCCAGACTCAACACCGCCAGAGCTTTGATGAATTTCGTCATTCGTGGATAATGCCGAGGCAGATCGAGCAAGGCGATGAACATCCAGGAAACTGCAAAGATGGCGCAACATATCATTGACCCCATCAAATAATCCGCTAATAGCGGATTATTTGGCAGTAGATATTGGCCGGCGAACCCCATGCCCGAAAGCATACCCAAACCATCGAAAAACAGATAGGCGCAATAGTAGGCATAACCTTGAGTGCGCAGCCAGCCGAAGAACAATAAATTGACCAGCACCATGATGCCCCATGCGCCGAAAAAAGCGCCGAATAGCCAATATTCGCGATTCGAGTGTGAAAAAAAACGTTCAGGTTGCCAAAGCGCTGCGCGCAAGGACATTGTACTGGTAGTCTGTACCCGGATGTAATACGTATGCGGGGCGTTGTCGGCTAGATCGAGGCGGAAAACGATGTTTTTGTGCTCGACATCGCGCGCGCCGAGAGGTATTCGATCGCCGCCGCGCCGGATTATGTAGCCGTCACCGGCGGGCTCGTACAGATCTACATGGTCGAGAAAGGCGGGCACGATTTCCAGCCACCATTCTGTCGGCGCGTCGGCTGCGCGGCGTAAGGAGAAACGCAGCCAGTAGACGTCACGGGTGTATCCAGCGGAAATATTGTTCTTCAGCGCTTCGAAATGCGCATCCGTGGGAGGGTGGTCTAGGGGCAGCTTTCCGTCCATATCGCGGAGGGCCTCGAATTGGATGGTAAGTGAATGGACATCGGTTGTTGCGGTTAGCGTTGTTTCTACGGCTGGCGCACACAACGGGGTACACAGAAATATCCCAACAATTAGAGTAAGGAGTCGTTTGATCATGTTCGAGAGAAAAGGCCTATGATACGCGTTGCTGTGGTGGAGGACGATAGCGACTTATGCGAAGAAATCGTTTTTAGCCTGACCGATGACGGCAATGATGCCGTCGGGTTTCGTGACAGCGCCGGTCTTTACCGCCACCTGATGAAATCGACGGTGGATATTGTGGTGCTGGATGTCGGCCTGCCCGGAGAAGACGGTTTTGCTATTGCCAGACATTTGCGTGATTCTCCCAGCTGCCGCGCCGTTGGCATTATCATGTTGACCGCGCTGAGCGGGTTGGACCATCGTGTGGAAGGTCTGGAAAGCGGCGCCGACATTTATCTGGTCAAGTCCGCGTCGATCAGGGAGCTGCGCGCCGCGATCGCAAGCCTGGCCCGTCGGCTCAAACTCTCGCCGGAACCTTCCGCAGGCCAGGTTTGGCGCTATTCGCCCAGCGCATGGACGTTGACGTCACCTTCCGGCGCCGGCGTCAAGCTGAGCGGCTCGGAAAAGGCCGTGGTCGAGTTCTTTTTGCGCCATCCCTGTTCGGTAGCGAAACGCCGCGATCTTATCGAAAAAGCCCTGGGCGGGGATTACCTGAGCTACGACCCTCGGCGTCTGGAAGCCATAGTCAGTAGACTGCGGCGTAAACTGGAGCAGATATCTCCGCTGGCGCAACCGCTGCGCGCCGTACACGGCGTAGGTTACGAGTTTACATCGGCGCTGGAGCGGCTGGATTAGACTTCACGCACTGCGCGCGATCAACGGGCTGGAGCGCGGAAAGTGCGCGCGCAGAAACTCCATCTGATCGGCCAGGATCATATGTCCCTGCAGGTAGATGTATTCCGCATGCGTGGGCACGAAGGGTATGGCCAGCAGTTGCATGTGGGCTTGTTCCGGAGTGCGTCCGGCCTTGTGATTGTTGCAGCGCTTGCACGCGGTCACCACGTTCGACCAGATATCCTGCCCGCCCTGGCTGACCGGGGTGATATGGTCGCGCGATAACTCGCGGCGGGAAAAACGCTGTCCGCAATAGAGGCAGAGATGGTTGTCTCTGCGAAACAGTGCGGGATTATTCAGCGGAGGCGTATAGTTGCGGAAACTTTTGAATCTGCCGGTGTTGGGGCAGTGCGTGGCGAGTATGGAATTGACTTCGAGTAGGCTGCGCCGGCCGGACGTGGCGTTAACGCCGCCGCGCAGCGAGCAGATGGGAAGGCCGCAGGTGTAAGCGACCTGATCGAGATAGTACAATTTAACCGCTTCCTGGTAGCCTATCCACTCCAGCGGCATACCCGATGCGTCGGTGCGTAATATCTGTAACCGCGATACTTCCATTAAGCTTCCCCCAATTGACTGGAATACAACGTTCTGGAAATAAACCCTTTTCAATACCCTTCGGGATTTGTCAGGATTATAAGGTGGATAGACCGGTAATCGCCCGGTTGATGGGTCCCATCGCTCCGCCACTCTTCTATAGGGTATCGAAGTTTTATGTCAAATTAAATCTTCTTAATTGAAAAATGAAAGAAAAGTGCGAAAAAGGGAAGATTTTTTTCAGTTTCACGCCGTTCAGGTAGCGCTTCCGCTTCCGCTTCGGCAAGTTTTCGATTATACGGCTCCGCCTGAAGCGGTGGAGAGCGGTTTGCAGGTCGGCGCGCGCGTGCTGGTTCCTTTCGGTTCCGGGCAGGGCGAGCGCATTATGACCGGCGTCGTCACCGGTTTTCCAGCGGTTTCGCAGGAAGATAGGCGCGGCTTGAAACCGGTGTTGCAGGTGCTTGACGAGCAATCGCTGCTGTCGTCCGATGATTGCGAAATCCTGTTGTGGGCCAGCCGCTATTATCATCATCCCATCGGTGAAGTGTTCGCCTCCGCTTTTCCTGTGCTATTGCGTAAAGGGCGTCCGGCGGTCGATGAGCGTACGACCCGGATTCTGCGGCTGACCGCGCTCGGCGTTGCGGCGCAACCGCCTGCGCAGGCCGTGCGCAGGCGGTTGTTGCTGGATAGTCTGCGCGCGCGCGAAGACGGTATCCCATTGCCGGAGTTAAGCGCTCTGGATTGGGACTGGCGCAGCGTAGTCCGGGGAATGAGGCGGCAAGGATGGGTCGAAATCGCCGACGCGCCCCAGGTTCCGCTTTCATCCGCTCCGTTGCCGTCCGTGCCGATGCCGGAGTTGAACGAAACTCAGCGGCGGGCGGTGGATGCCGTTTTGTCGTCCATGGAAGGGTATCGCGCGTTCTTGCTGGAGGGCGTGACCGGCAGCGGCAAAACCGAGGTTTATCTGCGTCTGGTCGAGCAGGCGCTGCAACGTGGATTGCAGTCCTTGGTGCTGGTGCCTGAGATCAGTTTGACGCCGCAGTTGGAGTCGCGTTTCCAAAGCCGTTTCGGACTTTCGGTGCGGGTGTTTCATTCAGCGCTCAATGAGTCCGAGCGCGCTCGCAACTGGCAGGCGTTTCAGCGCGGCGCGGCGCGCATCATGCTGGGAACGCGTTCCGCGGTTTTTGCGCCGATGTCGGCTCCCGGGCTGATCATACTCGACGAAGAGCACGATCTTTCCTTCAAACAGCAGGATGGGTTCCGTTTTTCCGCGCGCGATATTGCAGTCATGCGCGCGCGTACGCTCAATATCCCGGTGTTGATGGGTTCCGCCACGCCGTCGCTGGAAAGTCTGGTCAATGTCGCGCGCAAGCGTTATCTGCATCTTTCCATGCCGAAGCGCGCCGGAGCGGCGCTGGAGCCTGTTTTTCAGCTTGTCGACATCCGCAACGCCGCATTGCAGGGCGGCATGTCGCCGGCTTTGCTGAACCGCATTGCGGAAACCCTGAAGCGCGGCGAACAATCGCTATTGTTTCTGAATCGAAGGGGATATGCGCCGACGCTGATTTGCCATGCCTGCGGCTGGGTGGGCATTTGCCCGCGCTGCGATGTGAACCTGGTGGTGCACGAATCCAGCGGACGTTTATGCTGTCACCGCTGCGGTTACGAACAGGCGCGCATGCGCCGCTGTCCCGCCTGCGGCGCGGAGGACATGCGCGCATTGGGGTTAGGCACAGAGCGCGTCGAACTGGCTTTGCGCGAATGCTTTCCGCAGGCGCGTACGCTCAGAATCGATCGCGACAGCGCGCGCGGCAAGGGTCGACTGGCCGAAATGCTGGATACGGTGCATGACGGCGCGGTCGATATACTGCTTGGCACGCAGATGCTGGCGAAGGGGCATCATTTCCCGGATGTGACGCTGGTCGGCATTCTGAACGTGGATGCCGGCTTGACCAGTCCGGATTTCCGCGCGCTGGAACATGCCGCGCAACTGATCGTGCAGGTGGCGGGCCGCGCGGGCCGCGCGGAAAAGCCGGGCCATGTGATGTTGCAGACGCGCTACCCCGATCATCCGCTGCTGCTGAAGCTGCTGCGCGAAGGCTATGCCGCTTTCAGCGCTCGTTTGCTCGAAGAAAGAAAAAGCGCCGCTCTGCCGCCCTACAGCTACCAGGCGCTATGGCGCGCCGAAGCCAACGATGCCGAAAAGCCCATGGTTTTACTGTCGTTGATACGCGATTTTCTGGAAAAAGATACCGGCGGCGTGCAGGTCCTGGGGCCGGTACGGGCGCCTTTGGCCAGACAGGCCGGCCGGCATCGCTGTCAATTGCTGTTCCAGTCGCAGCAGAGGCCGTTGCTGCATAAAAAGATAGACGAGGTCATTGCGCAGCTGGCGGCTTATCCGCAATCCCGACGCGCGCGCTGGTCTGTTGAAATCGAGCCGGTGGATTTTTTGTGAGCATCGCTACCGTATTCCGCTTTTCATCTCGTTCCATGGCGTATTCGGCGCGCGCATAAAATAGCGCGCCCCTATGCCCATGACTACCGTTTGTTCGTTTTCCGAAACAAAGTCGGTCAGAGGCAGTTGCGTTACTTCATGCTGTAAATCCGGCTGGACGCCGGCGAACGGGTTGTTATGCATAAAATCCGCCAGCAGCGTCGCCAACGCCAGATAACTGTTGCCGTTATCGTCGCTTACCTGCGCTTTGCTTTCCTTCGCCGGTAGGCCGATCAGCTTGACGGCGGCAGGCACCATGCTGATTTTCGGGCTGGGAATTTCGCGCATGCCGGCTATCTGCATGCTGTCGCCATGGATGGCTGCACCGTGTTCGGCGACCAGCACCACTACGCTGGGGCGGCCCGATTGCTCCAGCGCGCCGATGAATTTGTCTATGTCCTGCATCAGCTTATGCATGCGCGGTTTGTAAGTATCCAGACTGTCGCCGGGTTTGCCGCCTGCCAGAACATTGCCGTCGTGCAGACTGATGGTGTTGTAGTAAAGCGCGACCGGCGCCTCCGGCTGTGTTTTTCTTTTTTCCAGCCAGCGATTCAGCAGATCGAAATCCTGGTAGATCGGGGTTTCGTCAAAACTGTGCATTTGCACGCTCGCGCCCAATGAACCCAGCGGAGGCGCTTTCAAGCCGCCGCGTTCCTGTACGTCTTGTAAAAACCCGCCGAAGTGACCATCGTGATTGAGCAGCAATTGCGGGGTATAACCCGCTTCCGCCAACGAGTCGAACAGATAGCATTGCCTGGGTGCGTTCTGGTACAGCGCGGCGTGCGGCTGTTGACCGCATGCACCGCGCAGCAGGCGGATGGCGGCAGGACCGCTGTAACTGGCTGCGGAACCGAAGCGGGTGAACAGTACATCGAAATTTTTGAATAGTTCGATTTTTTCCGATGAGTCGATATCGTCCCAGGCCAAAGAGCAGATATGCAGAAAAATGATATCGAAAGCTTTGCTGGATGCGTCGATTTTTCCGAAGCCGACGTGCAGTTTGGCCTGATCGGTATAAAACCTGTTCAGACGTTCATCCAGTTCTTTT of Candidatus Methylospira mobilis contains these proteins:
- a CDS encoding response regulator transcription factor; this encodes MIRVAVVEDDSDLCEEIVFSLTDDGNDAVGFRDSAGLYRHLMKSTVDIVVLDVGLPGEDGFAIARHLRDSPSCRAVGIIMLTALSGLDHRVEGLESGADIYLVKSASIRELRAAIASLARRLKLSPEPSAGQVWRYSPSAWTLTSPSGAGVKLSGSEKAVVEFFLRHPCSVAKRRDLIEKALGGDYLSYDPRRLEAIVSRLRRKLEQISPLAQPLRAVHGVGYEFTSALERLD
- a CDS encoding sensor histidine kinase, which codes for MIKRLLTLIVGIFLCTPLCAPAVETTLTATTDVHSLTIQFEALRDMDGKLPLDHPPTDAHFEALKNNISAGYTRDVYWLRFSLRRAADAPTEWWLEIVPAFLDHVDLYEPAGDGYIIRRGGDRIPLGARDVEHKNIVFRLDLADNAPHTYYIRVQTTSTMSLRAALWQPERFFSHSNREYWLFGAFFGAWGIMVLVNLLFFGWLRTQGYAYYCAYLFFDGLGMLSGMGFAGQYLLPNNPLLADYLMGSMICCAIFAVSWMFIALLDLPRHYPRMTKFIKALAVLSLAGIPVVLSGQYSLIAGTLYLFSLVIGVTSLVMAFSLAVQGNRPARWIFYAFSAHLIGVGAITLRNLGFLPTGILADYMVTATTLVHLVLINIGIAVRFKEAVDTRQQAQEIALQAANEIELAQTQQRFAAMIAHELRNPLATIDICLDTLYQLHGEAPQEVFPRYHKIDRARKRISHLIDNFLTSERIKEGRLTLSACGVDLRHMLTDIVDCAQGQSQRHRLRVYAEERLQFITADPELLRIAIDNLVDNAIKYSPVGSDIRLEAVSVEEGVLLTVTDQGRGIPAHDIPLLFEAHYRGTAQGTGAGLGLYLVRQIVELHGGSVNVQSSSGGGSKFTLLLPAWIASSRD
- a CDS encoding HNH endonuclease, yielding MEVSRLQILRTDASGMPLEWIGYQEAVKLYYLDQVAYTCGLPICSLRGGVNATSGRRSLLEVNSILATHCPNTGRFKSFRNYTPPLNNPALFRRDNHLCLYCGQRFSRRELSRDHITPVSQGGQDIWSNVVTACKRCNNHKAGRTPEQAHMQLLAIPFVPTHAEYIYLQGHMILADQMEFLRAHFPRSSPLIARSA
- the bcsG gene encoding cellulose biosynthesis protein BcsG translates to MGLWNYYFIGKLALYWSGYIGLHVAENLIFAAILIVPLPARRQRIARHLIAIPAAVMLLYRDSWFPSFERVIALTPNLQSFSFAYVVELLNRFINPRIIIGMLLLFALTALLGRRLRISSFVLLALACAPQITALVATRPSPETIQTAACDSGSGQSALSEEPPDKHYSEKELDERLNRFYTDQAKLHVGFGKIDASSKAFDIIFLHICSLAWDDIDSSEKIELFKNFDVLFTRFGSAASYSGPAAIRLLRGACGQQPHAALYQNAPRQCYLFDSLAEAGYTPQLLLNHDGHFGGFLQDVQERGGLKAPPLGSLGASVQMHSFDETPIYQDFDLLNRWLEKRKTQPEAPVALYYNTISLHDGNVLAGGKPGDSLDTYKPRMHKLMQDIDKFIGALEQSGRPSVVVLVAEHGAAIHGDSMQIAGMREIPSPKISMVPAAVKLIGLPAKESKAQVSDDNGNSYLALATLLADFMHNNPFAGVQPDLQHEVTQLPLTDFVSENEQTVVMGIGARYFMRAPNTPWNEMKSGIR
- a CDS encoding primosomal protein N'; translation: MRKREDFFQFHAVQVALPLPLRQVFDYTAPPEAVESGLQVGARVLVPFGSGQGERIMTGVVTGFPAVSQEDRRGLKPVLQVLDEQSLLSSDDCEILLWASRYYHHPIGEVFASAFPVLLRKGRPAVDERTTRILRLTALGVAAQPPAQAVRRRLLLDSLRAREDGIPLPELSALDWDWRSVVRGMRRQGWVEIADAPQVPLSSAPLPSVPMPELNETQRRAVDAVLSSMEGYRAFLLEGVTGSGKTEVYLRLVEQALQRGLQSLVLVPEISLTPQLESRFQSRFGLSVRVFHSALNESERARNWQAFQRGAARIMLGTRSAVFAPMSAPGLIILDEEHDLSFKQQDGFRFSARDIAVMRARTLNIPVLMGSATPSLESLVNVARKRYLHLSMPKRAGAALEPVFQLVDIRNAALQGGMSPALLNRIAETLKRGEQSLLFLNRRGYAPTLICHACGWVGICPRCDVNLVVHESSGRLCCHRCGYEQARMRRCPACGAEDMRALGLGTERVELALRECFPQARTLRIDRDSARGKGRLAEMLDTVHDGAVDILLGTQMLAKGHHFPDVTLVGILNVDAGLTSPDFRALEHAAQLIVQVAGRAGRAEKPGHVMLQTRYPDHPLLLKLLREGYAAFSARLLEERKSAALPPYSYQALWRAEANDAEKPMVLLSLIRDFLEKDTGGVQVLGPVRAPLARQAGRHRCQLLFQSQQRPLLHKKIDEVIAQLAAYPQSRRARWSVEIEPVDFL